The DNA sequence CGGATCCGGAACTGGTCGATGACCGAGTTGCACTGAAGGGTCGTGCCGCTGATCGCCGCCCCGACCATCATGGTCCCCGGCGCCCCGAACGCGAAGCTCGCGGGGTTACCCGTCTGGAAGCTGCCGTACTCCCTGCCCTGCAGGAAGAAGCGAACCTGCCCGTTGGCAGCGTCCCACGTGGCGGCCACGTGATGCCACTTTCCCTTGCGCAGGACCTGCGAGAGCTCCGCCTTGTTGATGCCCACCCGCCTGGTCTGGGCCTCGCTCGCGGTGTTGTCCGAGACGTAGAAGTACAGCTGATCGGCGATGCCCGTCGTGGGGTTGCCGTAGGTCACCACCAAGCGGCAGTTGGGCTGACTGATCTCGAAGAAGTAGCGGGTCGTGGCCGAATCGATTCCCCAGTTCGGCTTGAACCAGAAGGAGATGCTCCCCTTCGCGGCGTTGAAGTTGCCACCCGGCACGAACTGCATCGGCGCATTGGCGGGGATCAGGCGCTGGAAGCGGTAGTTGTTCTCGTCCGCCACGTAGAGGGCGCCGTCCGGGCCCCAGGCCATGCCGCGGGCGGTCTTGAACTGGCCGTCTGCGCTCCCGTTGGTGCCGAACTGGCCCAGGTAGGTCCCCGTGCGCGTGAACTTCTGGATCCGGTGGCCGGCGTACTCGCTGACCCAGACGTTTCCGGCCTGATCGACGAGGATGTCCTCGGGATTGTTGAACTGGCCCGGCCCCGAGCCCGTGGTGCCCCACTTGCCGAGGAAGGCGCCGCCGCTCGACAGGCGCTGGACGCGGTTGTTCTTGCGGTCCGCGACGTAGACGTCCTGGTTGGGGGCGATCCCCACGCTGATGGGGCTGTCGAAACCACGATCCACCGAGGACGAGGCGCTCTGGTTGCCGGCCGAGGTGGTCCAGACCGTGCCGTTGCCGATGCCCATCTGGAAGCCGCCGTTTGAATCGTACTTGAGGACACGGTTGTTGAGCGTGTCCGCGATCCAGATGTTTCCGGCGGGATCGAACTTGGCGTAGTGCGCCGAGTTCAGAAGATTGTGGCCGCTGCCCGTCGTGACGCTCTGGCTGGCGGTCCAGCCGCTGCTCCCGTTGCCGATGCCGAAGCGCAGGTTGCCAGCCGAGTCGATCTTCAAGACCCGGTAGTTGACGTAGTCGCTCACCAGCAGGTCGCCGTTGCGGTCCAGGTCCACGCTGTGAGGGTTCGAGAAGGCCCCCACCCCGGATCCCACGGTCGTGAGGGTCCGCAGGAAGGTCCCGTCGAGCGAGAGCAGCTGGATGCGGTTGTTGCCGCGATCGCCCGCGTAGATGATGCCTTCGGGGGAGACGGCGATCCCCGTCGTCACGCCGAAGAGGCCGTTGGCGACCCCACGTGCGCCGATCTGGCCGTCGTAGAGCGCAATCTCGTCGGCGATCGCATAGGCGCGGCCGCCATCCACGCCCCGGACCGCCGTGGCTCCCGCCGGCCCCTGCACGAGCGCATCCTCCAGGTCGAAGATGATGCGACCGGTCTGGGGCGCCATCGCGAGGCGATACGTCCCGCCGGTATAGGTCAACCACTTGACGGGATCGAGGTTGGAAGCGATCGCCTGGTTCACCAGCCCCGTCACCGTTACCAGCTCGGCATCCGTAACCCCGCCGGCAGGCGTGAAAACACCGGTCGAAGGGTTCAGGGCGTCCAGCAAGGTGGTCCCCGCCACCGCTCGCAGG is a window from the Pantanalinema sp. genome containing:
- a CDS encoding LamG-like jellyroll fold domain-containing protein; this encodes MRHAWLLLPLALAACAPAVRPLAGPPAQAEAAQASSALWGRITSGYSAQATAAELTAYATVTLLDASNTVVATGLTDASGAFGLNPFVSWTPTTNAVYALDALKSFDKTNDRAALRFRTLVSWDGSKWRSLSGSTIAQGGGSGVLLNAQTTALAAIKDLRAVAGTTLLDALNPSTGVFTPAGGVTDAELVTVTGLVNQAIASNLDPVKWLTYTGGTYRLAMAPQTGRIIFDLEDALVQGPAGATAVRGVDGGRAYAIADEIALYDGQIGARGVANGLFGVTTGIAVSPEGIIYAGDRGNNRIQLLSLDGTFLRTLTTVGSGVGAFSNPHSVDLDRNGDLLVSDYVNYRVLKIDSAGNLRFGIGNGSSGWTASQSVTTGSGHNLLNSAHYAKFDPAGNIWIADTLNNRVLKYDSNGGFQMGIGNGTVWTTSAGNQSASSSVDRGFDSPISVGIAPNQDVYVADRKNNRVQRLSSGGAFLGKWGTTGSGPGQFNNPEDILVDQAGNVWVSEYAGHRIQKFTRTGTYLGQFGTNGSADGQFKTARGMAWGPDGALYVADENNYRFQRLIPANAPMQFVPGGNFNAAKGSISFWFKPNWGIDSATTRYFFEISQPNCRLVVTYGNPTTGIADQLYFYVSDNTASEAQTRRVGINKAELSQVLRKGKWHHVAATWDAANGQVRFFLQGREYGSFQTGNPASFAFGAPGTMMVGAAISGTTLQCNSVIDQFRIRDVVLSPEEIAREASGLVQE